One window of the Lytechinus pictus isolate F3 Inbred chromosome 5, Lp3.0, whole genome shotgun sequence genome contains the following:
- the LOC129262437 gene encoding uncharacterized protein LOC129262437: MAQPGSEGAAEDGFEIPQDLCERLENVELDEEETETLLQEALALNMRLKAELQRRENSDLEDSSDVTNSRGPQGHDVLSSDKHIKNSSARHRRPGQKNNPLPPISPSKGQTAGSGNHRKGGPLKSKGQPERRGASSPAPHAIIGRIVNSAGSVEGSQRRAKSAKKDLEGRPTRSAEQRKKKPEWNDRFSYK, translated from the exons ATGGCTCAACC GGGTAGTGAAGGAGCAGCAGAGGATGGATTTGAGATACCTCAAGATCTCTGTGAAAGACTGGAGAATGTAGAACTAGATGAGGAAGAGACAGAGACTTTATTGCAAGAGGCATTGGCCCTCAATATGAGATTAAAAGCTGAACTTCAGAGAAGAGAAAACAGTGACTTAGAAGATAGCAGCGATGTTACCAACTCTAGAGGACCGCAGGGTCATGACGTCTTATCATCAGATAAACACATAAAAAACTCATCAGCGAGACATAGAAGACCGGGACAGAAAAACAATCCACTGCCACCAATATCACCAAGTAAAGGACAAACCGCAGGGTCTGGGAATCATCGGAAAGGTGGGCCTCTCAAGTCCAAAGGTCAGCCAGAAAGACGAGGAGCGTCGTCACCGGCTCCTCACGCCATCATAGGCAGGATAGTCAACAGTGCCGGG AGTGTTGAAGGATCTCAGCGAAGAGCCAAGTCGGCGAAGAAAGATTTAGAAGGGAGACCAACCCGCTCAGCtgaacagaggaagaaaaagccAGAATGGAATGATAGATTCTCCTACAAGTAA
- the LOC135154119 gene encoding uncharacterized protein LOC135154119: MKANVLRREFLSGVAFQTPEEKIERLTGSISTKISLKESPESRHGPTDRNMYTTNTTLARNRLIRGHPEPLEREQRTQQRRNTEKDSGVRVKQMFYWGHERKSPPRRNTSPSTKTTSLFPSPKMQFDPRFDQDHDTKSGKLLHSRQLKASSQSGSCPTQIYSKFKSIHSEKMNRTYPQQVNINDYVLPMDHHTRRRTHLQPLMLGYDPDKPRLENTSYHQAPDRAPSSWKSDVFPTSSARSTADSHSNYTWPMNIDVEDRQGNRWSPLQNTFDVLQNEKTNSLSHEDRRDFSDWPAPPPNSVTPSSFEMSQPPPNTPNDWW; this comes from the coding sequence ATGAAGGCGAATGTGTTACGCCGGGAATTCCTTTCGGGGGTTGCTTTTCAAACACCAgaggaaaaaatagagagaCTTACAGGATCAATTTCTACCAAGATAAGCCTAAAGGAATCACCGGAAAGCCGACATGGTCCTACGGATAGGAATATGTACACAACAAATACGACACTGGCGAGAAATAGACTAATACGAGGACATCCGGAGCCATTGGAACGGGAACAACGGACGCAACAAAGGAGAAACACCGAGAAGGATAGTGGTGTGCGCGTGAAGCAAATGTTTTACTGGGGGCACGAGAGAAAATCACCTCCCAGGAGAAACACCTCACCATCTACAAAGACAACTTCATTGTTTCCTTCTCCCAAAATGCAATTTGATCCTCGTTTTGATCAAGATCATGACACAAAATCTGGCAAGCTGCTGCATTCGCGTCAATTGAAAGCTTCCTCACAGAGTGGCTCTTGTCCAACCCAGATCTATTCCAAGTTTAAGTCGATCCATTCCGAGAAGATGAACAGAACTTATCCGCAGCAAGTCAACATCAATGACTACGTCCTTCCAATGGATCACCATACACGCAGACGAACCCATCTCCAGCCGTTAATGCTCGGTTACGACCCCGATAAACCGAGGTTGGAAAACACCAGTTATCACCAAGCACCCGACAGGGCGCCCTCATCATGGAAGTCCGACGTCTTTCCGACATCGTCGGCGAGATCGACAGCGGATTCGCATTCCAATTACACGTGGCCAATGAACATAGACGTAGAGGATCGCCAGGGCAACCGATGGAGCCCATTGCAGAACACTTTTGATGTGCTACAGAATGAGAAGACAAACTCTCTATCTCATGAAGATAGACGGGACTTCTCGGATTGGCCTGCACCTCCGCCAAATTCGGTTACCCCCTCCTCTTTTGAGATGAGTCAGCCCCCACCCAATACACCAAATGATTGGTGGTAG